The genomic stretch CCTAGATGAACCGGTGCGCCATGGGCTTTCGGATAACGACTGGTAATCTTGACCGCTTGAATCGCTTCACCCGCCGATAAAGGACGCATTGAGACGACCAAGCAACTGGAAAAAACCCCTGCGGACAAGCAAGAAAGGCTAGTTGTATACATCGGAACATTTTTGCCTTCTTCGATATGTCTAACAGGTAAACCAGCTTTCAAAAGAGCCGATTCAAAGGAAAACGAGCAACCAATTACAAAAGCCACAAAATCATCGCGCCAATATTCCCTGATATCTGTTACCTCCTCCACCAGTTCACCCTGACGGAAAATATTGTAACGTGGTAAATCAGTTCTCAAGTCGGAGCCAGGAGCAACTATCCGGGCTTCATGTTCTCCTACATCAGTCACATCTAATAAAGGACAAGGCTTAGGATTGCGATGGCAAAACAGCAGAAAGTCGAACGCTAAAGACTTCGGTAATACGACTAAATTGGCTTGGACATATCCCGATGCTACACCGGGGGTAGGTGTGTGAAATTCGCCCAAGCGACATAGATGACGGATGTGGGCTGGTGTTAAGGATGAGTCCATGAAGATGTCGAATAAGATGTGGAATGCTTGTAGCGAAGGTTATTGTAGAAATCTTTAGGTAAATGTGATGCTGATTCTTGGATAGGACTTACGCAGCCGAAACGAAAAATCAAGGAGCCAATAGGGAACTTGGGCTCAGGGAAGGGGAAATAGAGAATTACAGACGTTTTACACCTCTGGGTGCTTCAGTCCGCTGAGATAGCAATCCAACTTGAGT from Moorena sp. SIOASIH encodes the following:
- a CDS encoding putative hydro-lyase; the encoded protein is MDSSLTPAHIRHLCRLGEFHTPTPGVASGYVQANLVVLPKSLAFDFLLFCHRNPKPCPLLDVTDVGEHEARIVAPGSDLRTDLPRYNIFRQGELVEEVTDIREYWRDDFVAFVIGCSFSFESALLKAGLPVRHIEEGKNVPMYTTSLSCLSAGVFSSCLVVSMRPLSAGEAIQAVKITSRYPKAHGAPVHLGEPDLIGISNLNSPDFGDAVTIEEGEIPVFWACGVTTQIALGQAKPEIAITHAPGHMLITDIQDESLVVP